One genomic window of Quercus robur chromosome 6, dhQueRobu3.1, whole genome shotgun sequence includes the following:
- the LOC126688552 gene encoding uncharacterized protein LOC126688552, with protein sequence MGLGFRDRWPFSLVQILREFGVMMWRRSRWAWNFRRRFSTAIRQRIEDEGDWSFSSEWWGSESHGHTVLRSASDKGNGVVSVLAFPSSKPSEVQWPKMERWLQERYAEECPGSGCGDEERFRILGYQWRALRFNDDTRQSTVKVMSAYRQSEPASIFLMQQPHCLAVPYLKSMVSVGLSTIASCGYDIINAVHGKKTMNILCIGHGGGSLPLFLASKIKGAVIHIVEIDPLVISASIKAMGFPAFSVMTPSGERAFSKPSTIDEVLWKGIHERLYLYESDAEKFVLDNTNLYDMVFIDAYDGEDIFPRKLWDPSSQFLKSLSNQLHPGHGTVVVNLHSDSDILDLVGSAPSFLQQILPMGKYVSGIGRAYMDVLVGSGNCGKEGSGLGFTVSVPWVCNTSLVVCRGLQTSGGYSNRDLVMNTILSKSLEVENLLNLPFSCLQYIKSGFILVE encoded by the exons AT gggtttagggtttagggacCGTTGGCCATTTAGCTTAGtccaaattttaagggaattTGGGGTGATGATGTGGCGAAGGTCAAGGTGGGCATGGAACTTCCGGCGAAGATTCTCGACAGCAATACGGCAGCGTATAGAGGACGAAGGGGACTGGTCATTCTCCTCGGAGTGGTGGGGATCGGAGTCCCACGGTCACACCGTTCTCCGTTCTGCTTCCGACAAAGGAAACGGCGTCGTCTCCGTTCTCGCTTTCCCTTCCTCTAAACCT AGTGAAGTGCAGTGGCCTAAAATGGAGAGATGGTTACAGGAAAGGTATGCAGAGGAGTGTCCAGGGTCAGGATGTGGAGATGAGGAGCGTTTTCGGATACTGGGTTACCAATGGCGCGCTCTTCGCTTTAATGATGATACTCGCCAGAGCACTGTCAAAGTAATGTCTGCTTATCGCCAATCCGAACCCGCTTCAATCTTCCTTATGCAGCAGCCACATTGCCTTGCTGTTCCAT ATCTGAAGAGTATGGTATCAGTTGGGTTGTCAACTATAGCATCTTGTGGTTATGATATCATTAATGCAGTGCATGGGAAGAAAACAATGAATATCTTATGTATTGGTCATGGTGGGGGAAGCTTACCATTATTTTTGGCTAGTAAAATCAAAG GTGCTGTTATTCACATAGTTGAAATTGATCCCCTTGTCATCTCAGCCTCAATCAAAGCTATGGGTTTTCCTGCTTTCTCAGTTATGACCCCATCAGGTGAGCGTGCCTTCTCCAAACCTAGTACTATTGATGAAGTACTGTGGAAAGGCATACATGAGAGGCTCTACCTCTATGAATCAGATGCTGAGAAATTTGTCCTTGACAACACAAATCTATATGATATGGTCTTCATTGATGCTTATGATGGTGAAGACATCTTCCCTCGCAAGCTTTGGGACCCAAGTTCCCAATTTCTAAAATCTCTTAGTAATCAACTTCACCCTGGACATGGCACCGTGGTGGTGAACCTTCATTCAGATTCCGATATCTTGGATCTTGTTGGGTCTGCTCCATCTTTTCTTCAGCAAATTTTGCCAATGGGAAAGTATGTTTCTGGAATAGGCAGAGCGTACATGGATGTGCTGGTTGGAAGTGGAAATTGTGGGAAAGAAGGTTCTGGTTTGGGTTTTACTGTTTCAGTTCCTTGGGTGTGTAATACATCTCTGGTTGTGTGCAGAGGTCTTCAAACAAGTGGTGGTTATTCTAACAGGGATTTGGTTATGAACACTATCTTATCCAAATCCCTGGAAGTGGAAAATCTTCTAAACTTACCATTCTCATGCTTGCAGTATATAAAGAGTGGTTTTATATTAGTTGAATGA
- the LOC126688554 gene encoding mitochondrial import receptor subunit TOM9-2-like → MASAQGKKRVTQGKESEQSLISRASRNVSQSSIVIHAKRAASEAAVVSKKLLRSTGKAAWIAGTTFLILAVPLIIEMDRDQQLTEIELQNASLLGTTPTPK, encoded by the coding sequence ATGGCGTCGGCTCAAGGGAAAAAGCGAGTGACCCAAGGCAAGGAAAGCGAACAGTCCCTCATATCCAGGGCCAGCCGCAACGTGTCCCAGTCGTCCATCGTCATCCACGCCAAGCGCGCCGCCTCCGAAGCCGCCGTCGTGTCCAAGAAACTCCTCCGTAGCACTGGCAAGGCGGCGTGGATCGCCGGCACCACCTTCCTGATCCTGGCAGTGCCACTCATCATCGAGATGGACCGCGACCAACAACTCACCGAAATCGAGCTCCAAAATGCCAGCCTCCTCGGCACCACTCCCACTCCCAAGTGA
- the LOC126688555 gene encoding putative pentatricopeptide repeat-containing protein At5g52630 — protein sequence MNDALDPRILHAQAIKSIYTDRFVYNNLITLYSKSNINNLFSYSLRLFHQIPSPNVVSWTALISAHANSLFSLQHFVSMLRHPTLPNQRTFASLFKTCTSLPCFCFGLSLHCLALKLCISNEPFSGSALINFYSKYRLPGDARKVFDEIPERDEVCYSAIIVGLAQNSRSIDALSMFADMKACNVASTMYSVSGALRAAAEVAALEQCRIIHAHAVVTGFDMNVIVGSALVDGYGKAGFVLDARQVFDENFLGMNIVGWNALMSGYAQQGDTNSTFELFNSMEARGLVPDEYSFLAVLMSFCNANLAVETEQWLTRMKVDYGLEPGLEHYTCLVGALGRAGRLQEAERLAMTMPFVPDAAVWRALLSSCAYHGEADMAWAMARRLLELNPHDDSAYVIAANVLSAAGRWDEVAEVRKLMKDRRVKKEGGRSWIEVQGEVHVFLAGDRRHERTEEIYEKLAELMKEIEKLGYVPVWKEMLHEVGEGEKREALWYHSEKLAVAFGVVSGAAPPGKALRIVKNLRICRDCHEAIKYMSRVLEREIIVRDVNRYHKFLNGSCSCGDIW from the coding sequence ATGAACGATGCATTAGACCCACGCATACTCCATGCCCAAGCCATCAAATCCATCTACACAGACCGTTTTGTCTACAACAACCTCATCACCCTCTACTCCAAGTCCAACATCAACAACCTCTTCTCTTACTCTCTTCGCCTCTTCCACCAAATCCCATCTCCCAACGTTGTCTCATGGACTGCTCTCATCTCCGCTCACGCCAACTCCCTCTTCTCTCTCCAACACTTCGTTTCCATGCTCCGCCACCCCACTTTGCCAAACCAGCGCACTTTTGCTTCTCTCTTCAAAACCTGTACCTCACTCCCTTGCTTCTGTTTCGGCCTTTCACTCCATTGTCTTGCGCTGAAACTTTGTATTTCTAACGAACCCTTTTCTGGGTCTGCGCTTATTAACTTTTACTCTAAATATCGGCTTCCTGGTGATGCCCGTAAGGTATTCGATGAAATTCCTGAAAGAGATGAGGTTTGTTATTCCGCAATCATTGTGGGTCTCGCGCAAAATTCACGCTCTATTGATGCATTGTCAATGTTTGCTGATATGAAAGCTTGCAATGTGGCGTCCACGATGTATAGTGTATCTGGGGCGCTTCGGGCAGCTGCAGAGGTTGCTGCATTGGAGCAATGTAGGATTATACATGCCCATGCGGTTGTTACTGGTTTCGATATGAATGTGATTGTGGGTAGTGCTCTCGTTGATGGGTATGGAAAGGCGGGTTTTGTCTTGGATGCAAGACAGGTTTTTGATGAGAATTTTTTGGGAATGAATATCGTGGGGTGGAATGCATTGATGTCTGGTTATGCACAGCAGGGGGATACGAACTCGacctttgaacttttcaattCGATGGAAGCTCGAGGGCTTGTACCTGATGAATATAGCTTTCTAGCAGTCTTAATGTCGTTTTGCAATGCGAATTTGGCTGTTGAGACTGAGCAGTGGCTGACCCGGATGAAAGTAGATTATGGTTTAGAACCAGGGTTAGAGCATTATACATGTTTGGTGGGTGCATTGGGACGAGCTGGTCGATTACAAGAAGCTGAGAGGCTTGCAATGACAATGCCTTTTGTGCCAGATGCTGCAGTGTGGCGGGCATTGCTATCGAGTTGTGCATATCATGGTGAAGCGGACATGGCTTGGGCTATGGCTAGACGGTTATTGGAACTGAACCCGCATGATGACTCAGCTTATGTTATTGCTGCCAATGTGTTATCAGCTGCAGGAAGGTGGGATGAGGTTGCGGAAGTGAGGAAGTTGATGAAAGATAGAAGAGTGAAGAAGGAAGGTGGGAGGAGTTGGATCGAAGTGCAGGGAGAAGTTCATGTGTTTTTGGCTGGGGATAGAAGGCATGAGAGAACAGAGGAAATTTATGAGAAGTTGGCAGAGTTAATGAAAGAGATTGAGAAATTAGGTTATGTGCCGGTTTGGAAAGAGATGTTGCATGAGGTAGGGGAAGGGGAGAAAAGGGAAGCACTTTGGTATCATAGTGAGAAGTTGGCAGTGGCATTTGGAGTGGTGAGCGGAGCTGCACCACCAGGGAAGGCCCTAAGGATTGTGAAGAATCTAAGGATTTGTAGGGATTGTCATGAAGCTATAAAGTATATGAGTAGAGTATTGGAGAGGGAGATCATTGTGAGGGATGTAAACAGAtaccataaatttttaaatggtAGTTGTTCTTGTGGAGATATCTGGTAA
- the LOC126688556 gene encoding plasmodesmata-located protein 2-like isoform X1 has product MGFSSKPFSLFLYSLIFLTNLELIPLAKSVSNTDLVYKGCAKQAFSDPTGVYSQTLSALFNSLVSQSSKARYFNTTSGTGQTTISGLFQCRGDLNNAECYNCVNKLPQMANSLCGKTVAARVQLLGCYLLYEVSGFAQISGYEMLYKTCGSTNVAGVGFQERRDSAFTVLENGVVSGHGFYTTSYQDVYMLAQCEGDLGDTDCGDCVKSSVQRAQVECGSSISGQVYLHKCFISYNYYPNGVPRRSSSSSSSSSSSSSSSGTGGNTGKTVAIILGGAAGVGFLVICLLFTRNLMKKRDDDF; this is encoded by the exons ATGGGTTTTTCCTCAAAAcccttttctcttttcctttattcTCTGATTTTCCTTACCAATTTGGAGCTTATCCCACTTGCCAAATCTGTTTCTAATACAGATTTAGTTTACAAGGGGTGTGCAAAGCAAGCCTTTTCAGATCCAACTGGGGTTTACTCACAAACACTCTCAGCTCTCTTTAATTCCCTTGTTTCACAGTCTTCAAAGGCCAGGTACTTCAATACCACCTCTGGTACTGGCCAAACCACCATCTCTGGTCTCTTCCAATGCAGAGGAGACCTTAACAATGCTGAGTGTTACAACTGTGTCAACAAACTGCCCCAAATGGCTAACAGTCTCTGTGGCAAAACTGTAGCCGCTAGAGTCCAGCTCCTTGGCTGTTACCTTCTATATGAGGTTTCTGGGTTTGCTCAGATTTCAGGGTATGAAATGCTCTACAAGACTTGTGGCTCAACCAACGTGGCTGGAGTTGGGtttcaggagaggagggactcaGCTTTTACTGTGTTGGAAAATGGGGTTGTCAGTGGCCATGGCTTTTACACCACGAGCTATCAAGATGTGTATATGTTGGCTCAGTGTGAGGGGGATTTGGGGGACACAGATTGTGGGGATTGTGTGAAGAGTTCTGTGCAGAGAGCTCAGGTTGAATGTGGGAGCTCTATTTCAGGCCAAGTCTATCTGCATAAGTGCTTTATTAGTTATAATTACTATCCAAATGGGGTTCCTAGGAGATCTTCTTCATCCTCCTCATCttcctcttcatcttcatcttcatcag GGACAGGTGGAAATACTGGAAAGACAGTGGCTATAATATTAGGAGGGGCGGCAGGAGTTGGGTTTCTAGTTATTTGCTTATTATTTACTAGAAATTTGATGAAGAAACGTGATGATG ATTTTTGA
- the LOC126688556 gene encoding plasmodesmata-located protein 2-like isoform X2 yields MGFSSKPFSLFLYSLIFLTNLELIPLAKSVSNTDLVYKGCAKQAFSDPTGVYSQTLSALFNSLVSQSSKARYFNTTSGTGQTTISGLFQCRGDLNNAECYNCVNKLPQMANSLCGKTVAARVQLLGCYLLYEVSGFAQISGYEMLYKTCGSTNVAGVGFQERRDSAFTVLENGVVSGHGFYTTSYQDVYMLAQCEGDLGDTDCGDCVKSSVQRAQVECGSSISGQVYLHKCFISYNYYPNGVPRRSSSSSSSSSSSSSSSGGNTGKTVAIILGGAAGVGFLVICLLFTRNLMKKRDDDF; encoded by the exons ATGGGTTTTTCCTCAAAAcccttttctcttttcctttattcTCTGATTTTCCTTACCAATTTGGAGCTTATCCCACTTGCCAAATCTGTTTCTAATACAGATTTAGTTTACAAGGGGTGTGCAAAGCAAGCCTTTTCAGATCCAACTGGGGTTTACTCACAAACACTCTCAGCTCTCTTTAATTCCCTTGTTTCACAGTCTTCAAAGGCCAGGTACTTCAATACCACCTCTGGTACTGGCCAAACCACCATCTCTGGTCTCTTCCAATGCAGAGGAGACCTTAACAATGCTGAGTGTTACAACTGTGTCAACAAACTGCCCCAAATGGCTAACAGTCTCTGTGGCAAAACTGTAGCCGCTAGAGTCCAGCTCCTTGGCTGTTACCTTCTATATGAGGTTTCTGGGTTTGCTCAGATTTCAGGGTATGAAATGCTCTACAAGACTTGTGGCTCAACCAACGTGGCTGGAGTTGGGtttcaggagaggagggactcaGCTTTTACTGTGTTGGAAAATGGGGTTGTCAGTGGCCATGGCTTTTACACCACGAGCTATCAAGATGTGTATATGTTGGCTCAGTGTGAGGGGGATTTGGGGGACACAGATTGTGGGGATTGTGTGAAGAGTTCTGTGCAGAGAGCTCAGGTTGAATGTGGGAGCTCTATTTCAGGCCAAGTCTATCTGCATAAGTGCTTTATTAGTTATAATTACTATCCAAATGGGGTTCCTAGGAGATCTTCTTCATCCTCCTCATCttcctcttcatcttcatcttcatcag GTGGAAATACTGGAAAGACAGTGGCTATAATATTAGGAGGGGCGGCAGGAGTTGGGTTTCTAGTTATTTGCTTATTATTTACTAGAAATTTGATGAAGAAACGTGATGATG ATTTTTGA